CTATAGCAATAAACAGCTTAGATGCACCATAGGTCTCTTTTGTATAAAAGTGAAAATCTATAGGATTTAAGGTggtttgatagtctggttttcgAAAACCAAAAGCCGGATCAGTTCAGAAAggatatagcaactaacttcagatcgGTCTGCAAGTCTGACGCAAGTTTGATGGTTGTAGCTTTAatgctctaggaggagatactGACTTAAATTTTGGGTCATCAGAAGATGAAGAATTCTATAGCTTATagcagatcagtaagttggGTTTCTcgtttcagttaacatttatttcaagtacccttttttatggttttagttttagttaactataatactaataataactaataGCTATAAGTAAACTATTTTCCACACACAATATGATATTctgtgtacatttaaaattgcTGAGTAAGTGGTACTTTGGTAATATAGAGTTGATGGTAAtataaacgtaaaaaaaaaaaaaacctactctTTGTGCCCAGCAgagagtacactgtaaaaaaattaaaaaacacaatttgttaccctgctgccttaaaattttaagttcagtgacctaaaataagtttagtcaacttgaaatgttaagttgtactaagtaacaacttagatatttgtgtctgctaaacttaacagataagtaacccagctgccttaaaatttgaagttgattcaactcaaatatctaagttgtcatttagtataatttaacatttcaggttgaataaacttttgagttgactgaacttaaaattttaaggcagccaggttacaaattattttaagttgactcaacaaattgtttttttacagtgtagccgtacgttaaaaaaacacaaaatttagCTTGCTCCTCTGTTAATCAGAGATGAGGCGCAAATCTTGGGTTCATCTCTCAGCGTGTATCATCTTTCTGTCCGCTGTACATGTGAACCAACTTACGATGCATCACCATGATGCATCGTTTCCTGTGATTGTAATTCTGTATAAACATATGCTGTTTAAAAACAGCTTCTACGTAGTTTAAAAATAACTCTAGGCAAATTAAACAAGTGGCTTATTACGTTGAATAAAGGAAATTCATTTGTTTCTCCATATAGGAGTGAACCCAGATATGGACTACCCAAATCTCTACAGATTCTTTGTGCAGTTATGGATCTGCCTGGGTCTTGCCTGGTTGTCGCTCTTCTTCAGCTGGAATGTCCATATGGTGGTCGAAGCTCATAAAGTCCTGAAGAAAAGAAGGCTCAGACGCCACAGGCTGCCCATCGATGACGTACCGgaagaaaaagaaatcaaaaaagCTCCGAAGCCGCCACCTCTCTCTGGCGTCATCGACATCTTTGAGTTCATGTCCGAGAAGGTCGAGGACTACAGCGACATCATCCAAGCCATCGGAGCAGATGAGAGAAGGAAGAAAAAGAAGCAAGAGGAGGAACTGGCACGGTCCAAGAGCTGTAGTGACTTATTGCGTGCCCTGGTCATCCCACTCGATCACTCTCCTCGTCTGAAACGCCGTTTCAGTGTCAGCGCAAACATGTGCATGGTCACGTCTGGAGAGTCAACGGATGGTCtcaacgacaacaacaacaacaaccaagaGGAACAGACACTGCTGAAAGAGCATCACAAAGACTCCAACGAtcgtaaaaatgttaaaaaaggaaCTGAGAAAGAAGAGAAGCCTGGATGTCACGCATGGGAATCCAGAAAATCAGACCCGTCTATCTATCAGAGCTCTGTTCAAAGCCCTACTGTTACCACCAGTAACAGAGGATCAAGATTCTCAGTGTCCAAAGTATCAGAAGACCATTTATTAGAGAAGAGAAAAAGCATTGGTTGACAAAGAGTCTGATCTAAAGGTCAAAAACCCCAAAATGTCCTAAAATAATCCAGCTTTGGTTTAAATCATGAATTTTCAGATGTGAAGGTCACTATGGCCGAGCTGATACTATGAGGAGCATGTGAGGAACAAAGAAGACTCTAGCTTCAAGGCCAAAGAATGTTGCTCTGATATGCAGACAGGTGCTTCCTCTACCTAAATCAAGCTGCAAAAGTGTTCATTGGCTTTCTCAGTATTGAAAAACAGTCAGGTAACACACAGGGTTTCGTGCATCCAGTCTGTCATCAAGATAAGGATGTGAGGGTTGGCAGAGGAAATGAAACCGATTTCCTTCAGACGCTGAAAAGTTTGGGTGTGGTACTGTGgttttaaccatgttttttcattCTCTATTTGGATTTATGTTACCAAAATGACTGCTGGGAGAATTCTCTGAAATGGAATACTAGCATGTTGCAAACTGTACAGTATGAACTGAAAAAGCACTATTTTAAAAGTAGACTTCCTGgttaaatacatcttaaagggaACTTCTTCTCCAAagtgaatcacatttttgaggacCTAAACATGCTATAAAACTCAAGAAACTTTGcatgccaaaagtggtgaaaatttacatctgatatgggtttcagaagtgggtctggcaaaatggctcgatagcaccacctataaaaATTTTGCCCCTCGagctgtttcacatacatgtataaaatttggtagacacatgtaacacaccagtACTTACAAAAAAGTCTCCCAGTGCAAAGTACGAagcccaacaggaagtctgttatttagaattttcatccatacaatgtccgatctgccccaaacctcacacatttgtgaccctggaccacaaaaccagtcttaagttgctggggtatatttgtagcaatagccaaaaatacattgtatgggtcaaaattattgatttttcttttatgccaaaaatcattaggaaattaagtaaagatcatgtttcatgaagatttttttgtaaaattcctactgtagatgtataaaaacttaatttttgattagtgatatgcttTGGTAAgagcttaatttggacaactttaaaggtgattttcttaatattttgattttcttgcaccctcagattccatatattcaaatagttgtatctcggccaaatattaaatataaaatataatcctttcataacaaaccatacatcaatggaaagcttatttagtcagctttcagatgatgtataaagctcagtttcgaaaaattgacccttatgactggttttgtggtccagggtcacatttaataaGATTCCTGACATGAACACAGGTACATGCCaaaattcagttataatcatagcgccacctgttggcgagaggatatgtcatgttttaccctcaaacataccatgatcaatctgcaccaaacttcatatgtttgattaAAGTCCTGGTCTGAAggcatctacatgccaatattcagttatagtcatagtgccaccagctggcagcaggaagtttgaaCATACATATTCTCCTATATTTACCAGTTGCATATTGTTCACCGTTTACTAATCCTAAAGCCGCCAGGTGGTGACGTCCctttcaacattttaaatttaacaatgtccttactaactttcagtgccttgaacatttcagttgtgttgctgtctgtgcagggttagaaagctttttggatttcatcagaaatatcttcatttgtgttccaaagatgaacaaaggtcttaggggtttggaatgacatgagggtgacagaatttttatttttggtgaagCTTAAGCTCCTTCGCTGCGCCACTAGCGACACCAACGGAGTTGGAATAATAATGACAGTTTTAAAACAGATTTCCCAAACATTACCCCTGAATTGGTCAGACAAACAGATTGTCCCATCCTAAACTCACGCTATTGGTTGAGCCAATATTGCTGTGTCGGGGTGCTGaaacaaacagagcaatgtCTTGATACCATTATAGTGTTTTTCACTGTTGCCAGAGGGAATCAGTTTTATGTTAGGCTGAGGTTGTGTGTTTctgtctatatctatatatagcTGGAATATAaggtattttaacataaaaaatgacatgcatctCCTTTAAGTCGTAATGAACCTTGAACAtccctttaaaaatacaatgtgaAAACAATGCTGTATTGGTGTCATAAGACCTCATTGTATCTATAAATCAGTGAGTTTCATCCAGTTAtactttatgagcaaaaatggttattttatcCAATTTGGTGTAAAAATGAGTACATTTTGGCAGTTTGACCAAATAACTATTTAGAAGAGTTGTTAAAACTCTAAAAGTCTTTCCAGGTTATTTCCTGTCAAACTGgaattaaatagttaaatagcAGAACGCATTTGCTGTTTCGTTATACTGAACGTTTTGCAAATGTTGAAGGTTGCAGCATGCCAAGGAGTAATATTGTAGATTAAATTCTGAGCATATCTTCTGTCTTGAATGCTGTAGCGGTTCTGTGGCTGTTCTTAGGTTCAACTTGCACTTGGGAAGCGTTTAAGCATTGACCTGCTGAGGAAGCGCCAACTCAGGCTTCCAGAAAATTGCCTCCTCATGAAAGATTTGTGGAGATGTGTTATGAGACGTCATTTGAGATTACCACCTAACTGATTATAGATTTTGCTcaaggattttgatataaactttaaaattgcaaaaaattgcATTAATTGCATTCAGCATTTCAttatataaactcactattgtgagttataaagtcacaattatgactttatttctcagaactgcaactttatatcttgcaaatctaactttataactcacaactgcaagtttatctagcaattttgagaaaaaagtaagaattgtgaaatgtaaaggATTTTGCCTTTGACAAATTatcatttgtatatatatttgtgctaggttttgttttgtatgccACTTTTggtaattaaaaagtattttttcacAGAATGTCTCTGTCTGCTGTTGCCAAACCACGTCCGGTCTGTTGGCATAAGTGATGAAACTAAACATGACTGAGCATGACGAACAACCACGTTCTTCATAGTTTAGTTAAGTCCTTCCAAACTGCACTGAGGTATTTGTAAAAACACATacaacttgcagaatctgcaaaatgttaattattttaccaaactaagagggttcatacaaaatgcatgttatttttcatttagtactgacctgaataagatatttcatgtaaaagatgtttacacaagagaaaatagttgaatttataaaaaataaccccATTCAGTAGTtcacatacgcttgattcttaatactgtgttgtttcccgactgatccacagctgtgtttttttgtttagtgatagttgttcatgagtcccttgtttgtcctgaacagttaaactgccaactgttcttcagaaaacaaattctgttttttcagcatttttgtgtatttgaaccttttccaacaatgactgtatgattttgagatccatcttttttttacactgaggacaactgaatgctcactgatgctccagaaggatacccagtgcattaagagccagggggtaaaaacgttttgaatttgaagatcagggtaaatttaacccattttgttttctgggaaacatgtacattctatagcttctgaagggcagtactaagtgaaaaaatatgatatttagacaaaataagaaaaaatgtacacatcttcattctgttcaaaaatttacaccccttaaagcattgtttttctttctgaagcatccctcagttgttctcagtgtgaaaagatggatctcaaaatcatgcagtcattgttggaaagagttcaaatacacaaaaatgcttaaaaaccaaagaatttgtgggacctaaaggatttttctgaagaacagcgggcaaagaacagctgtggatcattcaggtaacaacacagcattatgaatcaagcgtatgtagacttttgaatggggtcatttttataaattcaattattttctcttgtggactatatggaaacgtcttttatgtgaaatatcttattcaggtcagtactatataaaaaataacatgcattttgtatgatccctcttattttggtaaaataattaacattctgcaaggtgtgtgtaaacttttgacctcaactgtaactcTCAATAATGTGTGAAAGCACACATCTAAATGATCCGTTAAGTTGTTTTCCCAACCTACCATAGTGATGTTCATGACATTAGTAATGACTGCTTAAGTGTTtgtaaatttagattttattaaatattcgtAGTGTtcaaagattaaaaatgaaccTGAATCAGCATTAACATATGCATAATGCAGCATTTGCTTACACAATTTGAAAACAGATGACAAAATCATGAGTTCCGTTACTCAAATTTGCATCAGTTACATTTAGACATCACTTACTTGTAATGTAGATACATTTAGACAGTCTTCAGCAGCCCtactttttgtacattttcatgttaaatattttgcaacattGCTGGTGTGATACAGTCCCTATATCCCTTCATGAAACAGAATTATATTTGTGGTCTTGCGCTTTGGTCCGATAtttattctgaaggtttttctTGATGCTTTAGCTGTTACCATGCAGTGCATATTTGTAATTGCATATTTGCAAGTCAAGTACAAAGGCTAAACCTCAAGTAGTTTGAATGCTTATGCAACTGCCAATAATACAGTGCAGTTGCAGTTATGCTTTGATGGGAATAAACAATTGGTACAGATGGCAGTGCCAATGGCAGTTGGTCAGTTCAGTGTTCTATTGTCGTCATAAGGCGTCTTTTTTCAGACTTCCTATcccaacactgcaaaaaaaaaaccagcagGTCCATTACTGCTCTCCTGAGGAACACAGTTTCAATCACTAGGTAGTCAACAGTACCTCCAACATGGAGGATTTCTCTACAGTACAAATTAAGATCCAGCCACATTTACCTTAAAGGATGAATTCTGCGGGCGAAGTGCAGTCATTTCAGTAGAATTAGATCCAATCTGTGAATTTTGCTTGAATAACACTTGACTGAATAACACAGAGTCAAGTTTGAAATTTTAACACACAAATTTGCCACAATTACCAATATAAATGTTCTTGTCTTGGAAGTGACTGCTGAGTAAGCAATGCTTCATCACTACACTGTTGAAAATCAACAATGGACCTAATTTGCCCAAAAAATGTTGCAGATGTTTTGCAAGCGTGACTGCAGCTTTGCACTCACTACTTTaagaatagttcactcaaaaatcactcttctgtcatcatttactcaccttcatatggaagcctgtttctgctactgtaaaaaataacaaaataaataaaaaaaaggatattgtgactttttatctcacttcttttctcagaattgtgtgacaaactcactattgcgagaaatattttttcagaaatgcatgatataaacttgcaattgtgagttataaagttagaattgtgatataaactcacaattgtgattttttttctcagaaatgcgtaatacaaacttacaattgcgagaaataaagtcaaaattgcatataaactcagttgcgagatataaactcgcaatatAACTTTTTCACAGAATTATGTGATAGAAACTtaaaactgcaagaaaaaaaattcagaattgtgtgataaaaactcaaaattgtgtttttttttctcagaaatgcatgaCAAACTTAcagttgcgagaaataaagtcaaaattgcatataaactcaattgcgagatacaaactcgcaaaataacttttttcacagaattgtgatataaacttaaaattgcaggaaaaaaattcagaattgtgtgattaaaaactcacaattgtgattttttttcttagaaatgtgtgatataaacttacacttgcgagaaataaagtcaaaattacatataaactcacaattgcgatataaactcgcaatataacttttttcacagaattgtgatataaacttaaaattgcaaaaaaaaaattcagaattgtgtgataaaaacttacaattgtgattttttttcttagaaatgtgtgatataaacttacaattgcgagaaataaagtcaaaattacatataaactcacaattgcaagatacaaactcgaaatataacttttttcatagaattatgatataaacttaaaattgcaaaaaattgtgacttttttcagcattgcattttataaactcactattgtgagttataaagtcatgactttatttctcagaattgcaactttatatcttgcaaatctaactttataactcgcaactgcaagtttatctagcaattttgagaaaaaagtaagaattgtgaaatgtaaactcgaagttgcgaaaaaaaaaagaattgtgagataaaaattcgcagttttttattcagcagcagaaatgggcttccataccctCATGCCGTTCTAAACCACCTATGAATGACTTTcttctatggaacacaaaacTTGATATTCTTTACACTATTCTGAAGACTCTTTTCAATATAAAGATAGTAAATAAGGGCTGTCAAACTCCAAAAATGACAAGCTGCTAGTCTTTTGAAGCCGTATAATACATGATGTTTCATGAAGAAAGGAAGTTATATAGATTTGGAGCAACATGAAGGAGTAAATTAGGACAGAACTTTCAATTTAGGGTGAACAAATCCCTTAATATGCCCTACTAA
This is a stretch of genomic DNA from Labeo rohita strain BAU-BD-2019 chromosome 20, IGBB_LRoh.1.0, whole genome shotgun sequence. It encodes these proteins:
- the kcnk5b gene encoding potassium channel subfamily K member 5b — its product is MADKGPILTSIIIFYLSIGAAIFQFLEEPHLNAALEEYNNHTDYLLQKYPCLTKEDLNQIIKVVATAAGRGVTVTGEKQFKNWSWENAVVFAATVITTIGYGNVAPKTTYGRLFYILYGLCGIPLCLTWISELGTFFGSRAKSLSQVLLHKHLSVKKVQFICTIVFLLWGFLVHLIFPAFVFMRFENWTYLEGLYFSFTTLTTVGFGDYVAGVNPDMDYPNLYRFFVQLWICLGLAWLSLFFSWNVHMVVEAHKVLKKRRLRRHRLPIDDVPEEKEIKKAPKPPPLSGVIDIFEFMSEKVEDYSDIIQAIGADERRKKKKQEEELARSKSCSDLLRALVIPLDHSPRLKRRFSVSANMCMVTSGESTDGLNDNNNNNQEEQTLLKEHHKDSNDRKNVKKGTEKEEKPGCHAWESRKSDPSIYQSSVQSPTVTTSNRGSRFSVSKVSEDHLLEKRKSIG